From Streptomyces sp. TLI_053, a single genomic window includes:
- a CDS encoding PAS domain-containing protein, whose amino-acid sequence MPKSPTTGPPPVAPPSEGTTDGEGPVGERVDSAIRTSTGAAVIGSAEWDLLTDDVRWSAEAYRLLGCDPGHGPLSLDRLPDRLSEADRPQLRRMMTDALVHGRYAFGTLQVRRPDGGHGMIECTGEPVLGTDGTVTALRMLLRPANPS is encoded by the coding sequence ATGCCAAAGTCGCCCACGACCGGCCCACCACCCGTCGCGCCCCCGAGCGAGGGCACGACGGACGGCGAGGGGCCGGTGGGCGAGAGAGTGGACAGCGCCATCCGCACCTCGACCGGCGCGGCCGTGATCGGCTCCGCCGAGTGGGACCTCCTCACCGACGACGTCCGCTGGTCCGCCGAGGCCTACCGGCTGCTCGGCTGCGACCCCGGACACGGACCGCTCAGCCTCGACCGGCTGCCCGACCGCCTGAGCGAGGCGGACCGGCCGCAGCTGCGCCGGATGATGACCGACGCGCTGGTGCACGGACGGTACGCCTTCGGCACCCTCCAGGTCCGGCGGCCCGACGGCGGGCACGGCATGATCGAGTGCACCGGCGAACCCGTGCTGGGCACCGACGGCACCGTCACCGCGCTGCGCATGCTGCTGCGCCCCGCGAACCCCTCCTGA